From a region of the Calliphora vicina chromosome 4, idCalVici1.1, whole genome shotgun sequence genome:
- the AP-1gamma gene encoding AP-1 complex subunit gamma-1 isoform X2 gives MNSEHGFNPAFNMATIRQAFSEAVERVRMPTPTRLRDLIRQIRAARTAAEERAVVNKECAYIRTTFREEDPVWRCRNIAKLLYIHMLGYPAHFGQLECLKLTASTRFTDKRIGYLGAMLLLDERQDVHLLITNCLKTDLNSSTQFVVGLALCTLGAIASPEMARDLASEVERLMKSPNTYIRKKAILCAFRVIRRVPELMEIFLPATRSLLSEKNHGILITGVTLITEMCENSADTLMHFKKIVPNLVRILKNLILGGYSPEHDVSGVSDPFLQVKILRLLRILGHNDTDASEAMNDILAQVATNTETSKNVGNTILYETVLSIMDIRSEGGLRVLAVNILGRFLLNSDKNIRYVALNTLLRTVHADTSAVQRHRTTILECLKDPDVSIRKRAMELSFALINGQNIRTMTKELLLFLEKSDPEFKAQCSSGMILAAERYSPNTRWHLDTQLSVLIAAGNYVRDDVVSSTIQLVSSSPALEQTYITNRFWESLQVSNHCEDKQPLLQVAVWAIGEYGDMFMYSSNDDEFERPSESELIAMFHKFLTSAQVSITSKQYALVSLAKLSTRLQSCVEEVQALITSFGSHLNVDLQQRGVEFSQLFGTCKHLRPALLEKMPAMQVSRMSSQNGESSGSYDDNSPDLIENGLADEQVPTESNMNNISDNTNILLDLLGGSELTTTNTATSTDLSVQKKNTLNANNDTTANNQDFLDLLGLDMSSATQSLNATTTTTINATSNALNTNMNNVLVGTGIGGVGVGVGGMVGGLGDLSSILSTTTTVPTNGNDLSSIMAAASLTSPSMDLSQQNSLINDPLATTTASNNVSVPEGPKLTALNKNGVLVQLVPVKANDSMQIYMTTTNSSSTSLEQYLFQAAVPKSFTLQMLSPSGSVLPPGGVITQEMRVVSTSSATLRMRIRISYVIDGVNVLEQTEVSGFPDTTPE, from the exons TGAGGATGCCTACACCTACACGTTTAAGAGATCTCATAAGACAGATACGTGCTGCTCGTACAGCTGCAGAAGAACGTGCTGTTGTTAATAAAGAATGTGCCTACATACGCACCACTTTTCGAGAAGAGGATCCAGTATGGAG ATGTCGCAATATTGCCAAATTATTATACATACACATGTTGGGCTATCCGGCACACTTTGGGCAATTGGAGTGTTTAAAACTGACGGCGAGTACACGTTTCACAGATAAACGAATTGGTTACTTGGGAGCCATGCTGTTGCTAGACGAACGTCAAGATGttcatttattaataacaaattgtttaaaaac TGATTTAAATAGTTCAACACAATTTGTTGTAGGTTTGGCACTGTGCACCTTGGGTGCCATTGCCTCGCCTGAAATGGCACGTGATTTAGCCAGCGAAGTGGAGCGTCTTATGAAATCACCAAATACTTATATACGCAAAAAAGCCATCCTTTGTGCTTTTCGTGTTATTCGCCGCGTACCCGAATTAATGGAGATTTTCCTACCGGCCACTCGTTCTCTGTTGAGTGAGAAAAATCATG GTATTTTAATAACGGGCGTAACATTAATCACAGAAATGTGTGAGAACAGTGCCGATACTTTGATGCATTTTAAAAAG atTGTACCGAATTTGGTGCGCATTTTGAAAAATCTTATATTGGGTGGATACTCGCCCGAGCATGATGTTAGCGGTGTTAGCGATCCATTTTTACAAGTGAAAATCTTAAGATTATTACGTATTTTGGGTCATAACGATACTGACGCTTCGGAGGCCATGAACGATATATTGGCACAGGTGGCCACCAATACGGAGACCAGTAAAAATGTGGGCAATACTATATTGTATGAGACGGTCTTGTCTATAATGGATATAAG ATCTGAGGGTGGTCTACGTGTTTTGGCTGTTAATATTTTGGGACGTTTCTTATTGAATTCGGATAAAAATATACGTTATGTGGCTTTAAATACATTACTGCGTACGGTTCATGCTGATACTTCGGCTGTGCAGAGACATCGTACTACTATTTTGGAGTGCCTAAAAGATCCGGATGTTTCGATACGAAAACGTGCTATGGAATTATCGTTTGCTTTAATAAATGGCCAAAATATACGCACTATGACAAAAGAACTGTTGCTATTTTTGGAGAAATCTGATCCTGAATTTAAAGCTCAATGTAGTTCGGGTATGATTTTAGCAGCAGAACGTTATTCGCCCAATACAAGATGGCATTTAGATACACAATTGAGTGTTTTAATAGCG GCTGGTAATTATGTACGTGATGATGTGGTATCATCTACCATACAACTTGTTTCTAGCAGTCCAGCTTTAGAGCAAACTTATATTACCAATCGTTTTTGGGAATCTTTGCAAGTCTCCAATCATTGTGAAGATAAGCAGCCTTTACTGCAGGTGGCTGTTTGGGCCATTGGTGAATATGGTGATATGTTTATGTATAGTTCAAATGATGATG AATTTGAACGTCCCTCAGAGAGTGAATTAATTGCAAtgttccataaatttttaacttcTGCTCAAGTTTCCATAACTAGCAAGCAATACGCTTTAGTGTCTTTAGCCAAGCTAAGCACTAGACTACAGAGTTGTGTGGA AGAAGTCCAGGCTTTGATTACCTCGTTTGGTAGCCATTTAAATGTTGATTTACAACAAAGAGGTGTAGAGTTCTCTCAACTTTTTGGCACTTGCAAACATTTACGTCCAGCTCTTTTGGAGAAAATGCCAGCCATGCAAGTGAGTCGCATGTCTTCACAGAATGGTGAAAGCAGTGGTTCATATGATGACAATAGTCCCGATCTAATCGAAAATGGCTTAGCTGATGAACAAGTCCCTACCGAAAGCAATATGAATAACATAAGTGATAATACG AATATTCTATTGGATCTTTTGGGTGGCTCAGAGTTAACAACCACCAACACCGCCACATCAACAGATTTATCGGTGCAAAAGAAAAATACGCTCAATGCTAATAACGATACAACAGCTAATAATCAAGATTTTCTCGATTTATTGGGCTTGGACATGTCTTCGGCCACACAATCATTAAatgccacaacaacaacaacaataaatgcTACCTCCAATGCCCTCAACACAAATATGAATAATGTCTTAGTGGGTACTGGCATTGGCGGTGTTGGTGTCGGAGTTGGTGGCATGGTGGGTGGTTTAGGTGATTTAAGTAGTATTTTATCAACAACAACCACCGTACCTACAAATGGTAATGATTTATCATCAATTATGGCTGCCGCTAGTTTAACTTCACCCTCAATGGATTTATCACAACAGAATTCTCTAATTAATGATCCTTTAGCTACAACAACAGCTTCAAATAATGTCAGTGTG cctGAAGGACCAAAATTGACAGCTCTGAATAAAAATGGTGTTTTGGTGCAATTAGTACCAGTTAAAGCTAACGATTCAATGCAAATTTATATGACAACCACAAATAGTTCATCAACATCATTGGAACAATATCTATttcag GCGGCAGTTCCTAAAAGTTTTACCTTACAAATGCTGTCACCATCTGGTTCAGTTTTACCACCTGGTGGTGTTATAACACAAGAAATGCGTGTTGTCAGTACATCAAGT gcTACTCTACGCATGCGTATACGCATATCATACGTTATCGATGGTGTTAATGTTCTAGAACAGACAGAAGTGAGTGGTTTTCCTGATACAACACCTGAATAG
- the SLIRP1 gene encoding heterogeneous nuclear ribonucleoprotein A/B, with protein sequence MATATKASKNIYRLFVGNLPWTVSHQQLKVYFKDFGRVINANVIFDKKTGLSRGYGFVTVNSLNAVEKIENEQKHVLDGNYLNIQKT encoded by the coding sequence ATGGCCACAGCAACAAAGGcgagtaaaaatatttacagaCTATTTGTGGGTAATTTACCTTGGACAGTTAGTCATCAGCAATTGAAAGtgtatttcaaagattttggtCGTGTAATCAATGCGAATGTAATATTTGACAAAAAGACCGGTCTATCAAGGGGTTATGGATTTGTAACAGTCAACAGCTTGAATGCAGTGGAAAAGATCGAAAACGAACAGAAACACGTCTTGGACGGCAATTATTTGAATATACAAAAAACCTAA
- the anox gene encoding acyl-CoA-binding domain-containing protein 6, translated as MYNMEYQDNQNDSDWEFEDGDENDELFTKATQQVQRTHDKLLPNDLLELYGLYKQATVGRCNTSKPGMFSMQARAKWCAWQELADMPSDKAKELYIEKMKQLDPKWFENIQNGVKSMVGGMGWVVHSVELPPDDHNAKAEHEKNVFDYVKDHNLKRIKETIQSSDFQLLDEHGMGLIHWAADANDLDILEFLLSSGCPVDFRDAEQQTALHYATSCDHLECVQLLLRFGADKTIQDAEGQTCIDVANDPSIRSLLES; from the coding sequence ATGTACAATATGGAATATCAAGATAATCAAAACGACAGCGATTGGGAGTTTGAAGACGGCGATGAAAATGATGAATTATTTACAAAAGCTACGCAGCAGGTGCAGAGAACACATGACAAATTATTACCCAATGATTTACTGGAACTATATGGTCTGTATAAACAGGCTACTGTGGGCAGATGTAACACCTCTAAGCCGGGCATGTTTAGCATGCAGGCTAGAGCCAAATGGTGTGCCTGGCAGGAACTGGCCGATATGCCCAGTGATAAGGCCAAAGAactgtatatagaaaaaatgaAACAACTAGACCCCAAGTGgtttgaaaatatacaaaatggTGTTAAGTCTATGGTTGGTGGCATGGGCTGGGTGGTTCATTCTGTTGAATTACCACCCGATGATCATAATGCAAAAGcggaacatgaaaaaaatgtcTTTGATTATGTCAAAGACCACAATCTTAAGCGCATAAAGGAGACCATACAATCATCGGACTTTCAGTTATTGGATGAACATGGCATGGGCCTCATACATTGGGCTGCCGATGCTAATGATttagatattttagaatttctttTATCCTCCGGCTGTCCGGTGGATTTTCGTGATGCTGAGCAACAGACCGCTTTACACTATGCTACGTCTTGTGATCATTTGGAGTGTGTGCAATTGTTGCTGAGATTTGGTGCTGATAAGACGATACAAGATGCAGAAGGTCAAACTTGTATCGATGTGGCCAATGATCCTAGTATACGCTCATTGTTGGAATCTTAA
- the LOC135957611 gene encoding phospholipid-transporting ATPase ABCA3, translating into MLLIVYAMILAAFISNAKTAVWCGATLWITSYAIFSELLNITNFAILKPKIIIISLVFFNNILPNGLKDYFQRDGNKTLKEIMELLTIELMILLFLGCLLKCVDFYWPGRYITKISRIQNKKLRKKNYMELKTNLYENNMEYGPLKAEVLELKNVSTFSDQLKNKPLLRNISMRFFKNEISVILGPHGSGKTTLISILPGWQTYEGKILYQGHDITKKWSYYRNYIDVSMPNNSLIDMLTIRETLKYFISLKQSQENQILTESELNKWLNIVKPRINDCQKLVKTLSFGERRLLTLCCTLLCNTSLVLLDEPTLHMKAEDQFRYWDILKKEKQNRAIIVATCSIDEAAEIGDRIGILNEGDLTAWGTTYYLRTKFGVGFFLVCFIQPMKPIKPITQLLEKYITNIKIHNHFIDRVIYLIPADKKPIFQRLLIELEKDFSKFGITNIYLTGSSLNDVYMAMTLKQEAKPLLPDVKQNLKFLHEKKSKLKNCFKKAFLYKRLSQQAKNSLPVFIICLACFLILAFDQMSLSSLNVHSITFSGEGVSKDSFSSYMEILNVNDITNGLFSYSKVEYGNDSYEHKFSRNYNSLAAIEFKKPQRSVWMNEDIFHSAPLALNLGFSYLLNDSIYINKPINLQTDHDLHIILGTIMPLTMSIVFVILQEERFSNMLALQRIAGLNDRMKWLLTFIWDYSVFLLVSALYIIIIITCVIDNVRWQIVIAAFLLFFLCGIPCILFVYLMSLFIAEDNKSRAFINIFLIQMFLGLFPYILYNNILQDYFEFLFYIFMISPGFSVLHGTTKIFNNNERLDLALYFQWNKPGILDSICYILLISIIYFTIFVAVIVYRRHYLQSTPKKVKQLASVCYPYDDERVVKEKVRISNMNIKACRAQAILVDQLESKLPKTGNRVNAISFALNKYSCLGIYGCSHSGKSHLLQQLIGEKGYWFGEVYIAGFNCKKQLEKAMKHIGYCPQNKGFNKLLTPRELLTYFLMINGVNESKRFDHIRDLSVTLQLRNYMNSRIGDLPENIQRRINVAVALVAHKEILILDEPTKGLPAFDRHLIWNILKYYRSLGNTIIFTTNESLELKELSDVSIAVNDGEMLVFDSSHNMEYQYNVGFYLEIKLYADGLTLEEVEENLNNDVENLNRFVMFFHEESELLYRCGSVVKYYIPVENVIYSFIFGSIEKHRHRLNIADYTLSPFSLNNVLRLLQKSRKEKRRHERSRMSVLKDAKTLPRRD; encoded by the exons ATGTTATTGATCGTTTATGCCATGATCCTGGCTGCATTTATCTCAAATGCAAAAACCGCTGTATGGTGTGGAGCCACCTTATGGATCACTTCATATGCAATATTTTCGGAACTACTAAATATCACTAATTTTGCTATTCTCAAACCCAAAATTATAATCATTTCTTTAGtatttttcaacaatatattGCCAAATGGTTTAAAAGACTATTTCCAAAGAGATGGAAACAAAACTCTAAAAGAAATAATGGAATTGTTGACTATAGAATTAATGATACTCCTATTCCTTGGCTGTTTATTAAAATGTGTGGATTTTTATTGGCCCGGACgttatattacaaaaattagtagaatacaaaataaaaaactaaggAAAAAGAATTACATGGAATTGAAAaccaatttatatgaaaataatatgGAATATGGTCCTTTAAAAGCTGAAGTGCTAGAGTTAAAAAATGTCAGTACCTTTTCTGATCAGCTTAAGAATAAGCCTCTATTGAGAAACATTTCcatgagattttttaaaaatgaaatttctgTGATATTGGGTCCTCACGGTAGCGGCAAAACTACATTAATTAGTATCTTGCCGGGTTGGCAAACTTATGAGGGCAAAATATTGTATCAAGGTCATGATATAACAAAGAAATGGTCCTATTACAGAAACTATATTGATGTTTCAATGCCCAACAACTCTTTAATTGATATGCTAACGATACGGGAaactcttaaatattttatttcacttaAACAAAGCCAAGAAAATCAAATTCTAACAGAATCAGAACTAAATAAATGGCTTAACATTGTAAAGCCTCGTATAAACGACTGCCAGAAACTTGTTAAAACCTTAAGTTTTGGAGAAAGACGTTTATTAACCTTGTGCTGTACCTTGTTGTGTAATACCTCCCTGGTTTTGTTGGATGAACCCACTCTACACATGAAAGCTGAGGATCAGTTTCGTTATTgggacattttgaaaaaagaaaaacaaaatcgtGCCATTATTGTCGCGACATGTTCAATAGATGAAGCTGCAGAAATTGGCGATCGTATTGGAATTCTTAATGAAGGTGACCTAACCGCTTGGGGCACAACGTATTATTTGAGAACAAAATTTGGTGTGGGattttttttg GTATGTTTCATACAACCAATGAAACCCATCAAACCCATTACCCAActattagaaaaatatataaccAATATCAAAATTCACAATCACTTTATTGATCGTGTGATTTATCTAATACCGGCTGATAAAAAACCCATCTTCCAGCGTCTGTTAATCGAATTGGAAAAAGATTTTAGCAAATTCGGCATCACCAATATCTACCTGACTGGCAGTAGTCTAAATGATGTCTATATGGCAATGACCCTGAAACAGGAAGCAAAACCTCTCTTACCCGATGTTAAAcagaacttaaaatttttacacgaaaagaaatcaaaactgaaaaattgttttaaaaaagcttttctttataagagaTTATCCCAGCAAGCTAAAAACTCCCTGCcagtttttataatttgtttggcTTGTTTTTTGATACTGGCTTTTGATCAAATGTCTCTGTCAAGTTTGAATGTTCATAGTATAACATTCTCGGGAGAAGGAGTATCGAAAGATTCGTTCTCTTCTTATATGGAAATTTTGAATGTAAACGATATTACAAATGGTTTATTTTCCTATAGCAAAGTGGAATATGGTAACGATTCTTATGAGcataaattttcaagaaattatAATAGTTTGGCTGCTATTGAGTTTAAAAAACCTCAAAGATCGGTATGGATGAATGAAGACATATTTCATTCAGCTCCCCTGGCGCTTAATTTGGGTTTTAGTTATTTACTAAA TGATAGCATCTACATTAATAAACCAATAAACCTACAAACGGATCATGATCTCCACATTATATTGGGTACAATTATGCCCTTAACCATGTCAATAGTTTTTGTGATTCTCCAAGAAGAACGTTTCTCAAATATGTTGGCATTGCAAAGAATTGCAGGTCTCAATGATAGAATGAAATGGTTGCTGACATTTATATGGGACTATTCAGTCTTTTTACTAGTCTCAGCTTTGTATATTATAATCATAATTACATGTGTTATAGATAATGTAAGATGGCAAATTGTTATAG ctgccttcttattattttttctctgcggcATTCCGtgcatattatttgtttatctGATGTCCTTGTTTATAGCTGAGGATAATAAATCGAGAGCCTTTATCAACATCTTTTTGATACAAATGTTTTTAG gtctttttccttatattttatacaacaatatattgcaagattattttgaatttttattttatatattcatgATTTCGCCGGGCTTTAGTGTCTTACATGGCACAACCAAAATCTTTAATAACAATGAAAGGCTTGATTTAG ctttatattTCCAATGGAATAAACCAGGCATTTTGGACTCGATAtgctatattttattaatatcgaTCATATATTTTACGATATTTGTAGCGGTTATTGTTTATCGTAGACATTATCTACAGTCTACGCCTAAAAA agtCAAACAATTGGCTTCCGTTTGCTATCCATATGATGATGAACGTGTGGTTAAAGAAAAGGTGCGTATATCGAATATGAATATAAAAGCATGCAGGGCCCAGGCTATTTTGGTGGATCAATTGGAGAGTAAATTGCCTAAAACAGGGAATCGCGTTAATGCTATATCGTTTGCCTTAAACAA ATATTCCTGTTTGGGCATATACGGTTGCAGTCACTCAGGAAAATCTCATTTACTCCAACAACTAATAGGCGAAAAAGGTTATTGGTTTGGTGAAGTTTACATAGCGGGCtttaattgtaaaaaacaattggaaaaggCCATGAAACACATTGGCTATTGTCCACAAAATAAAGGCTTTAATAAACTTCTAACACCACGTGAACTGCTAACCTATTTCTTAATGATAAACGGCGTAAACGAATCAAAACGTTTTGACCATATACGTGATCTTAGTGTTACGCTACAACTACGCAACTATATGAACTCTAGAATAGGAGATTTACCCGAAAATATTCAACGTAGAATAAATGTGGCCGTTGCCTTAGTTGCTcacaaagaaattttaatacttGATGAACCCACTAAAGGTTTACCGGCTTTTGATCGTCATTTAATATGGaatatcttaaaatattatcgCAGTTTGggcaatacaattatttttaccaCAAATGAATCGTTGGAATTGAAAGAATTGTCTGATGTGAGCATTGCGGTAAATGATGGTGAAATGTTGGTCTTTGATAGTTCTCATAATATGGAGTATCAATATAATGTGGGTTTTTATTTGGAGATAAAACTGTATGCGGATGGTTTGACATTGGAGGAAGTGGAAGAGAA TTTAAATAATGATGTGGAAAATCTGAATCGTTTTGTAATGTTCTTTCATGAGGAATCGGAATTGTT atACCGCTGTGGCAGTGTAGTCAAATACTATATACCCGTTGAAAATGTCATTTATTCGTTTATCTTTGGAAGTATAGAAAAACATCGTCATCGTCTAAATATAGCCGACTACACGTTGTCACCATTTTCCTTGAACAATGTATTGAGGTTATTGCAAAAATCACGCAAAGAAAAAAGACGTCATGAGAGATCACGAATGAGCGTATTAAAAGATGCAAAAACTTTACCAAGAAGAGATTAA
- the AP-1gamma gene encoding AP-1 complex subunit gamma-1 isoform X1, with the protein MYPYYEQDWSVLPPDNNRRFNPAFNMATIRQAFSEAVERVRMPTPTRLRDLIRQIRAARTAAEERAVVNKECAYIRTTFREEDPVWRCRNIAKLLYIHMLGYPAHFGQLECLKLTASTRFTDKRIGYLGAMLLLDERQDVHLLITNCLKTDLNSSTQFVVGLALCTLGAIASPEMARDLASEVERLMKSPNTYIRKKAILCAFRVIRRVPELMEIFLPATRSLLSEKNHGILITGVTLITEMCENSADTLMHFKKIVPNLVRILKNLILGGYSPEHDVSGVSDPFLQVKILRLLRILGHNDTDASEAMNDILAQVATNTETSKNVGNTILYETVLSIMDIRSEGGLRVLAVNILGRFLLNSDKNIRYVALNTLLRTVHADTSAVQRHRTTILECLKDPDVSIRKRAMELSFALINGQNIRTMTKELLLFLEKSDPEFKAQCSSGMILAAERYSPNTRWHLDTQLSVLIAAGNYVRDDVVSSTIQLVSSSPALEQTYITNRFWESLQVSNHCEDKQPLLQVAVWAIGEYGDMFMYSSNDDEFERPSESELIAMFHKFLTSAQVSITSKQYALVSLAKLSTRLQSCVEEVQALITSFGSHLNVDLQQRGVEFSQLFGTCKHLRPALLEKMPAMQVSRMSSQNGESSGSYDDNSPDLIENGLADEQVPTESNMNNISDNTNILLDLLGGSELTTTNTATSTDLSVQKKNTLNANNDTTANNQDFLDLLGLDMSSATQSLNATTTTTINATSNALNTNMNNVLVGTGIGGVGVGVGGMVGGLGDLSSILSTTTTVPTNGNDLSSIMAAASLTSPSMDLSQQNSLINDPLATTTASNNVSVPEGPKLTALNKNGVLVQLVPVKANDSMQIYMTTTNSSSTSLEQYLFQAAVPKSFTLQMLSPSGSVLPPGGVITQEMRVVSTSSATLRMRIRISYVIDGVNVLEQTEVSGFPDTTPE; encoded by the exons TGAGGATGCCTACACCTACACGTTTAAGAGATCTCATAAGACAGATACGTGCTGCTCGTACAGCTGCAGAAGAACGTGCTGTTGTTAATAAAGAATGTGCCTACATACGCACCACTTTTCGAGAAGAGGATCCAGTATGGAG ATGTCGCAATATTGCCAAATTATTATACATACACATGTTGGGCTATCCGGCACACTTTGGGCAATTGGAGTGTTTAAAACTGACGGCGAGTACACGTTTCACAGATAAACGAATTGGTTACTTGGGAGCCATGCTGTTGCTAGACGAACGTCAAGATGttcatttattaataacaaattgtttaaaaac TGATTTAAATAGTTCAACACAATTTGTTGTAGGTTTGGCACTGTGCACCTTGGGTGCCATTGCCTCGCCTGAAATGGCACGTGATTTAGCCAGCGAAGTGGAGCGTCTTATGAAATCACCAAATACTTATATACGCAAAAAAGCCATCCTTTGTGCTTTTCGTGTTATTCGCCGCGTACCCGAATTAATGGAGATTTTCCTACCGGCCACTCGTTCTCTGTTGAGTGAGAAAAATCATG GTATTTTAATAACGGGCGTAACATTAATCACAGAAATGTGTGAGAACAGTGCCGATACTTTGATGCATTTTAAAAAG atTGTACCGAATTTGGTGCGCATTTTGAAAAATCTTATATTGGGTGGATACTCGCCCGAGCATGATGTTAGCGGTGTTAGCGATCCATTTTTACAAGTGAAAATCTTAAGATTATTACGTATTTTGGGTCATAACGATACTGACGCTTCGGAGGCCATGAACGATATATTGGCACAGGTGGCCACCAATACGGAGACCAGTAAAAATGTGGGCAATACTATATTGTATGAGACGGTCTTGTCTATAATGGATATAAG ATCTGAGGGTGGTCTACGTGTTTTGGCTGTTAATATTTTGGGACGTTTCTTATTGAATTCGGATAAAAATATACGTTATGTGGCTTTAAATACATTACTGCGTACGGTTCATGCTGATACTTCGGCTGTGCAGAGACATCGTACTACTATTTTGGAGTGCCTAAAAGATCCGGATGTTTCGATACGAAAACGTGCTATGGAATTATCGTTTGCTTTAATAAATGGCCAAAATATACGCACTATGACAAAAGAACTGTTGCTATTTTTGGAGAAATCTGATCCTGAATTTAAAGCTCAATGTAGTTCGGGTATGATTTTAGCAGCAGAACGTTATTCGCCCAATACAAGATGGCATTTAGATACACAATTGAGTGTTTTAATAGCG GCTGGTAATTATGTACGTGATGATGTGGTATCATCTACCATACAACTTGTTTCTAGCAGTCCAGCTTTAGAGCAAACTTATATTACCAATCGTTTTTGGGAATCTTTGCAAGTCTCCAATCATTGTGAAGATAAGCAGCCTTTACTGCAGGTGGCTGTTTGGGCCATTGGTGAATATGGTGATATGTTTATGTATAGTTCAAATGATGATG AATTTGAACGTCCCTCAGAGAGTGAATTAATTGCAAtgttccataaatttttaacttcTGCTCAAGTTTCCATAACTAGCAAGCAATACGCTTTAGTGTCTTTAGCCAAGCTAAGCACTAGACTACAGAGTTGTGTGGA AGAAGTCCAGGCTTTGATTACCTCGTTTGGTAGCCATTTAAATGTTGATTTACAACAAAGAGGTGTAGAGTTCTCTCAACTTTTTGGCACTTGCAAACATTTACGTCCAGCTCTTTTGGAGAAAATGCCAGCCATGCAAGTGAGTCGCATGTCTTCACAGAATGGTGAAAGCAGTGGTTCATATGATGACAATAGTCCCGATCTAATCGAAAATGGCTTAGCTGATGAACAAGTCCCTACCGAAAGCAATATGAATAACATAAGTGATAATACG AATATTCTATTGGATCTTTTGGGTGGCTCAGAGTTAACAACCACCAACACCGCCACATCAACAGATTTATCGGTGCAAAAGAAAAATACGCTCAATGCTAATAACGATACAACAGCTAATAATCAAGATTTTCTCGATTTATTGGGCTTGGACATGTCTTCGGCCACACAATCATTAAatgccacaacaacaacaacaataaatgcTACCTCCAATGCCCTCAACACAAATATGAATAATGTCTTAGTGGGTACTGGCATTGGCGGTGTTGGTGTCGGAGTTGGTGGCATGGTGGGTGGTTTAGGTGATTTAAGTAGTATTTTATCAACAACAACCACCGTACCTACAAATGGTAATGATTTATCATCAATTATGGCTGCCGCTAGTTTAACTTCACCCTCAATGGATTTATCACAACAGAATTCTCTAATTAATGATCCTTTAGCTACAACAACAGCTTCAAATAATGTCAGTGTG cctGAAGGACCAAAATTGACAGCTCTGAATAAAAATGGTGTTTTGGTGCAATTAGTACCAGTTAAAGCTAACGATTCAATGCAAATTTATATGACAACCACAAATAGTTCATCAACATCATTGGAACAATATCTATttcag GCGGCAGTTCCTAAAAGTTTTACCTTACAAATGCTGTCACCATCTGGTTCAGTTTTACCACCTGGTGGTGTTATAACACAAGAAATGCGTGTTGTCAGTACATCAAGT gcTACTCTACGCATGCGTATACGCATATCATACGTTATCGATGGTGTTAATGTTCTAGAACAGACAGAAGTGAGTGGTTTTCCTGATACAACACCTGAATAG